One Eleginops maclovinus isolate JMC-PN-2008 ecotype Puerto Natales chromosome 22, JC_Emac_rtc_rv5, whole genome shotgun sequence DNA segment encodes these proteins:
- the c22h10orf53 gene encoding UPF0728 protein C10orf53 homolog → MPKIARVTLCHGPYESNGVVAHRRFRLQGILAALTARGHQCVLEDTREWNTVELVVNGEVVFSCNTKQLEFGGDGKLDPVCQEAVTAVENAN, encoded by the exons ATGCCAAAGATCGCACGAGTGACGCTGTGCCACGGACCTTATGAATCAAATGGAGTGGTAGCTCACAGGCGCTTCCGTCTGCAGGGTATCCTGG CCGCTCTGACAGCGCGCGGGCACCAGTGCGTCTTGGAAGACACGCGGGAGTGGAACACGGTGGAGCTCGTGGTCAACGGGGAGGTGGTCTTCAGCTGTAATACAAAGCAGCTCGAGTTTG GTGGAGATGGAAAACTGGACCCTGTTTGTCAAGAAGCTGTTACTGCTGTAGAGAACGCTAACTGA
- the chata gene encoding choline O-acetyltransferase — MPVLDQEPSRDSGGGDGLPKLPLPALKDTLDMYLSCMKHLLTEEQFNKTQNVVKQFGAPGGMGELLQSKLMERRENKANWVYEYWLNDMYLNNRLALPVNSSPVMVFPQQHFRAPIDSLRFAAHLISGVLEYKTLLDSRSLPVDYARGQLAGTPLCMEQYYRLFTSYRLPGTERDTLVAQESSVMPEPEHIIVACKNQFFVLDVVINFRRLNERDLLTQLEKITRMTDSEEEHLPPIGLLTSDGRTEWAQARSELMRESTNRDSLDMIERCMCLVCLDDPSGPELSDTTRAMLMLHGGGVAKNGGNRWYDKPMQFVVGADGCCGVVCEHSAFEGIVLVQCTEYLLKYMIGSPSKLVRAASVSELPAPRRLRWKCSPEIHKLLSSSADKLQRQVKHLDMNVHKFCDYGKEFIKKQKMSPDAYIQVALQLAYYRCHGRPVSTYESASIRRFKQGRVDNIRSATPEALTFVKAMTDGKLYTSDKEKMEMLRSAITTQTKYTIQSITGMGIDNHLLGLRELAHELKMEKPEIFKDEAFLISNQFILSTSQVPTTVEMFCCYGPVLPNGYGACYNPQSDHIIFSVSSFLDSALTCSAEFVKCLVEGLMDIRDLCNKCNSSSDVTQKEQGQTLETHTQTETNWQRKTPQGPADNTETQQTLPQVVLRKPNQTKVEVQTQTPPVMSQAETQALKNGSKS; from the exons ATGCCAGTTTTGGACCAAGAGCCCTCAAGGGATTCAGGAGGGGGagat GGTCTTCCTAAGCTGCCACTGCCTGCTCTGAAAGACACACTGGACATGTACCTGAGCTGCATGAAGCACTTGCTCACAGAGGAACAGTTCAACAAGACCCAAAATGTAGTGAAGCAGTTTGGAGCCCCAGGAGGAATGGGGGAGCTACTTCAGAGCAAACTCATGGAGAGAAGGGAGAACAAGGCAAACTGg gtgtaTGAGTACTGGTTAAATGACATGTACCTGAATAACAGACTGGCTTTGCCCGTCAACTCCAGTCCTGTGATGGTCTTCCCACAGCAGCACTTCAGGGCTCCCATCGACTCTTTAAG GTTTGCGGCACACTTGATTTCTGGAGTTCTTGAGTACAAGACTCTTCTTGACTC TCGTTCCCTACCTGTGGACTACGCGCGCGGCCAGCTGGCAGGAACCCCTTTGTGTATGGAGCAGTATTATCGCCTCTTCACTTCCTACCGCCTGCCGGGAACTGAGAGGGACACGCTGGTGGCCCAGGAGAGTAGCGTGATGCCAGAACCTGAACACATCATTGTGGCTTGTAAAAACCAG TTCTTTGTTCTGGATGTGGTGATCAACTTCCGCCGGCTGAACGAGAGAGACCTCCTGACTCAGCTGGAGAAGATCACCAGGATGACTGACAGCGAAGAAGAACATCTCCCACCCATTGGTCTCCTCACTTCAGATGGACGGACAGAGTGGGCTCAGGCTCGCAGTGAACTAATGAGAG AGTCTACCAACAGGGACTCTCTGGACATGATTGAGCGTTGTATGTGCCTGGTCTGTCTTGATGACCCCTCTGGGCCCGAGCTAAGTGACACCACACGGGCAATGTTGATGCTGCACGGTGGAGGAGTGGCCAAGAATGGGGGCAACCGCTGGTATGACAAGCCCATGCAG TTTGTTGTAGGAGCTGACGGCTGCTGTGGAGTCGTGTGTGAACACTCAGCATTTGAGGGAATTGTCCTTGTGCAGTGCACCGAGTATCTACTCAAATATAT GATTGGCAGCCCATCAAAGCTGGTCAGAGCTGCAAGTGTGAGCGAGCTGCCTGCACCCCGCAGACTCCGCTGGAAATGTTCTCCAGAGATTCACaaactcctctcctcttctgctgacAAACTACAGAG GCAGGTGAAACATCTCGATATGAATGTCCACAAATTCTGTGATTATGGGAAAGAGTTTATCAAGAAGCAGAAAATGAGTCCTGACGCCTACATCCAGGTTGCTCTTCAGTTAGCCTACTACAG ATGTCACGGCAGACCTGTGTCGACCTATGAGAGTGCTTCTATACGCCGGTTCAAGCAGGGCAGGGTGGACAACATTCGCTCTGCCACACCAGAAGCCCTGACCTTTGTCAAAGCAATGACTGATGGGAAACTGTACACAAGT GATAAAGAAAAGATGGAGATGTTACGCAGTGCTATAACCACGCAGACTAAGTATACCATTCAG tccATTACAGGGATGGGAATAGACAATCACCTATTAGGACTACGTGAACTTGCCCATGAACTGAAGATGGAGAAGCCGGAGATTTTCAAAGATGAAGCCTTTCTCATCAGTAATCAGTTCATTCTCTCTACAAGTCAG GTTCCTACTACCGTTGAGATGTTCTGCTGCTACGGACCCGTGCTTCCAAATGGATATGGAGCGTGCTACAACCCTCAGTCAGACCACATTATCTTCTCAGTGTCCAGTTTCCTCGACAGCGCACTGACATGTTCAGCAGAATTTGTCAAGTGTCTGGTTGAGGGACTCATGGACATAAGGGATCTGTGCAATAAATGTAACTCCAGCTCTGATGTAACGCAGAAAGAACAGGGTCAGACtctagagacacacacacaaacagaaacaaactggCAAAGGAAAACACCGCAGGGACCAGCGGATAACACCGAGACTCAGCAAACACTGCCACAGGTTGTGCTGAGGAAGCCAAACCAGACTAAAGTGGAGGTTCAAACCCAAACTCCACCTGTGATGTCACAGGCGGAGACACAAGCTTTGAAGAACGGAAGTAAATCATAG
- the slc18a3a gene encoding probable vesicular acetylcholine transporter-A, translating to MEPEETKEGHATNLAQSAASKLSQMSERTQQLGNVIQDPVRQKRIILVIVCVALLLDNMLYMVIVPIIPDYLEGLQKAADHAEAIAPHSNFTNSTMHKTAKGNFDLQIGVLFASKAILQLLVNPLSGTFIDRVGYEIPLFIGLNVMFLSTVTFAFADNYATLFLARSMQGLGSAFADTAGIALIADRYTEEAERSKALGIALAFISFGSLAAPPFGGVLYEFAGKRVPFLILACICLTDGILCLTVLKPFSNRERENMPVGTPMHKLMVDPYIAVVAGALIVCNIPLAFLEPTIANWMEETMHSSQWEIGLAWFPAFFPHVLGVFLTVKLAAKYPHLQWFYGAIGMVFIGASSCTVPACKTFGQLMFPLCGICFGIAFVDTALLPTLAFLVDVRHVSVYGSVYAIADISYCVAYALGPVVAGQIVHDLGFVQLNLGMGLANVLYAPALLLLKNVTKMKPSFSERNMLLEDGPTGLYDTIKMEQREKKKKGLCTTIDEGGIETFAQRSYSEEESSGGEYA from the coding sequence ATGGAGCCGGAGGAGACCAAAGAGGGACACGCCACTAATTTGGCTCAATCTGCCGCCTCCAAACTGTCCCAGATGAGCGAAAGAACTCAACAACTGGGCAACGTTATCCAAGATCCAGTTCGGCAGAAAAGGATTATTTTAGTAATAGTCTGCGTTGCACTTTTGTTAGACAATATGCTGTATATGGTAATTGTGCCAATTATACCCGATTACCTTGAAGGGCTACAGAAAGCAGCGGATCATGCCGAGGCCATTGCACCGCACTCCAACTTCACTAACAGCACCATGCACAAAACAGCAAAGGGAAACTTCGACCTACAGATTGGTGTTCTGTTTGCCTCCAAGGCaatcctgcagctcctggtgAACCCGTTAAGTGGCACGTTTATAGACAGGGTGGGGTATGAAATTCCACTCTTCATCGGTCTTAATGTCATGTTCCTGTCCACTGTTACTTTTGCCTTCGCTGATAATTACGCGACTCTGTTCCTGGCGCGGAGCATGCAGGGCCTCGGCTCGGCTTTCGCAGACACCGCGGGGATCGCTCTGATCGCAGACAGGTAcacagaggaggcagagaggagcaAAGCGCTGGGTATCGCCTtagcttttatttcttttgggAGTCTGGCGGCGCCCCCCTTTGGAGGGGTCCTCTACGAGTTTGCAGGGAAGAGGGTTCCCTTCCTGATTCTGGCCTGCATCTGCCTCACCGATGGCATACTGTGCCTAACTGTGCTGAAACCCTTCTCtaaccgagagagagaaaacatgccAGTGGGCACCCCCATGCATAAACTGATGGTTGATCCTTATATAGCTGTAGTAGCTGGTGCTCTGATAGTTTGTAACATCCCCCTCGCCTTCCTTGAGCCCACTATCGCTAACTGGATGGAGGAAACCATGCATTCCAGTCAGTGGGAGATTGGCCTGGCATGGTTCCCTGCCTTCTTCCCTCATGTTTTAGGTGTATTCCTCACTGTCAAATTGGCAGCCAAATACCCTCACCTCCAGTGGTTTTACGGGGCTATAGGTATGGTGTTCATAGGTGCAAGCTCCTGCACGGTACCAGCCTGTAAAACCTTTGGACAGCTCATGTTCCCGCTGTGCGGAATCTGTTTTGGCATCGCCTTCGTGGACACGGCGCTACTGCCAACATTGGCTTTTCTGGTGGATGTGCGACACGTGTCAGTGTATGGCAGTGTGTACGCCATCGCTGACATCTCTTACTGCGTGGCCTATGCCCTAGGGCCCGTGGTGGCTGGCCAGATAGTACACGACCTGGGCTTTGTGCAGCTCAATTTAGGCATGGGCCTCGCTAATGTACTTTACGCACCAGCGCTCCTTCTGCTGAAAAACGTGACAAAAATGAAGCCATCTTTCTCAGAGCGAAACATGCTCCTGGAGGATGGCCCAACAGGACTGTATGATACGATTAAGATGGAGCAAcgagaaaagaagaaaaagggttTGTGTACAACGATCGACGAGGGTGGCATTGAAACCTTTGCCCAACGGTCATATTCAGAGGAGGAATCCTCAGGAGGAGAGTATGCGTAA